One genomic region from Methanocaldococcus fervens AG86 encodes:
- a CDS encoding chemotaxis protein CheC — translation MSLLQPIHKLIDISKEATENMAKAFMELTRENVEVYFLGLRFALVEFVPEQFGDEQYKAARIDFSGVLDGKGLILLPEKDSVKLEKLMLIDILWDSMVSKTDLPNYEEMESALIGEVGNIVISSFLNVFANRLNGTIDITPPTFIKDIGFTIVESLIAEIAEKTDIVMLFDTKVEIIGRFPIKCYLIITIDPESLERLDSIFG, via the coding sequence ATGAGTTTACTACAACCCATCCATAAGCTAATAGACATTAGTAAAGAAGCTACCGAAAATATGGCAAAAGCTTTTATGGAATTAACTAGGGAAAATGTTGAAGTATATTTTTTAGGATTGAGGTTTGCATTAGTAGAGTTCGTCCCAGAGCAATTTGGGGATGAACAATATAAAGCCGCAAGAATTGATTTTAGTGGGGTTCTTGACGGTAAAGGACTGATTTTATTGCCTGAGAAAGATTCTGTAAAACTTGAAAAATTAATGCTCATTGACATTCTCTGGGACAGTATGGTTAGTAAAACAGATCTTCCAAACTACGAAGAGATGGAAAGTGCATTAATCGGGGAAGTTGGAAATATCGTAATATCATCATTTTTAAACGTTTTTGCAAATAGGCTTAATGGCACTATTGATATAACTCCCCCAACATTTATAAAAGATATTGGTTTTACAATAGTTGAATCGTTAATTGCTGAAATAGCTGAGAAAACTGATATAGTCATGTTATTTGACACAAAAGTTGAAATTATTGGAAGATTTCCAATAAAATGTTATCTGATAATTACTATCGACCCTGAGTCACTTGAAAGATTGGATAGCATATTTGGCTGA
- a CDS encoding response regulator, giving the protein MANIVKTLVVDDSAFMRNILKRILTPTGKFVVVGEASNGKEAIEKAKELKPDLITMDIVMPEMDGITATREIKQILPDVKVVMCTSVDQEKKVIEAIEAGAEGYIVKPFQAQKVLEELNKLFPD; this is encoded by the coding sequence ATGGCAAATATAGTAAAAACATTAGTTGTAGATGACTCTGCATTTATGAGAAACATTTTGAAGAGAATATTAACACCAACAGGTAAATTTGTGGTTGTTGGAGAAGCCTCAAATGGTAAAGAAGCTATTGAAAAAGCTAAAGAACTAAAACCAGATTTGATAACAATGGATATTGTTATGCCAGAAATGGACGGTATTACTGCCACAAGAGAAATTAAACAGATTCTACCAGACGTAAAAGTTGTTATGTGTACTTCAGTCGACCAAGAAAAGAAAGTTATTGAAGCCATTGAAGCTGGTGCAGAGGGATACATTGTAAAACCATTTCAAGCTCAAAAAGTTCTTGAAGAGTTAAATAAACTTTTCCCTGATTAA
- a CDS encoding CheF family chemotaxis protein: MADKSKEIATFHGKGILINQYTIKKPTLKWEKLDIILYEDSIEFKFLNKSIKVDIQYIEDVGAELPRRVIEIAKSSLEDITYHSSIIFQLPESDKTMIGFAPETSIYGRKPIENFLRKLFYVLLNKKEIKVQYGAIKGGSIDPNVKWEDGYLIFVKTKSTLAGGEILAVAALEGGKPKIYNLFSNIESIRIKTKVIDDKEEEVLEIKQIKGGESITSYLYIQPRERLFVLRYIATLTKYKNAVKDLLPKSEDEVTSEFAAESWSGEKIKSEIEKLTPEEQEILMSLYTGISSLELPSMLNMDVDEVERILDNLIEKGLLDLVRIRKEVELSEKGRAITNYIVTNF; encoded by the coding sequence ATGGCTGATAAATCTAAAGAAATTGCAACATTTCACGGAAAAGGAATTTTAATAAATCAATATACAATAAAAAAACCTACATTAAAATGGGAAAAGCTTGATATAATATTGTATGAGGATAGCATTGAATTTAAATTCTTAAACAAATCAATAAAAGTAGATATCCAGTATATAGAAGACGTAGGTGCAGAATTACCAAGAAGAGTTATAGAAATTGCCAAATCATCCTTGGAAGATATAACCTACCACTCTTCAATAATTTTCCAACTGCCTGAATCAGATAAAACAATGATTGGATTTGCTCCAGAAACATCAATATACGGAAGAAAACCTATAGAAAACTTCTTAAGAAAGCTTTTTTATGTCTTATTGAATAAGAAAGAAATAAAAGTCCAATATGGAGCTATAAAAGGAGGTAGTATCGACCCAAATGTTAAATGGGAAGATGGCTATTTAATATTTGTTAAAACAAAGAGTACATTAGCTGGTGGAGAAATACTAGCTGTAGCTGCTTTAGAAGGTGGAAAGCCAAAAATCTACAATTTGTTTTCAAATATTGAATCCATAAGAATAAAAACTAAAGTTATAGACGATAAAGAAGAGGAAGTTTTAGAAATAAAACAAATAAAAGGCGGAGAAAGCATAACATCTTATTTATATATTCAGCCAAGAGAGAGATTATTTGTGCTTAGATACATTGCAACACTAACCAAATACAAAAACGCTGTAAAAGATTTACTACCAAAATCAGAAGATGAAGTAACTTCAGAATTTGCAGCTGAAAGCTGGTCTGGAGAAAAAATAAAAAGTGAAATTGAAAAATTAACCCCTGAAGAGCAAGAGATATTAATGTCTTTATACACAGGAATCTCTTCACTTGAACTTCCAAGCATGTTAAACATGGACGTTGACGAAGTGGAAAGAATATTAGATAACTTAATAGAAAAAGGGCTATTAGATCTCGTTAGAATTAGAAAAGAAGTAGAATTATCTGAAAAAGGTAGGGCAATAACCAACTATATCGTAACAAACTTCTAA
- a CDS encoding chemotaxis protein CheC, giving the protein MKYKNIEISPRSWEVIIKTIIGTTLGDYEMTSNTAIINNFDLDKLSKIENVGKYASEKAMKFITEMTGYSAELKVFNIRLITPKEIKEEYGEEKKIFTKIDFSGDISGTGLLIFSEDSAVELSKAMLLGMGMESDSDEMDEMKISAINEICNILISAYVDSFANFINTSLNMTPPSYIVGSGKEFLEKIFNEKNIGDDDIILAFRSTLHICEVGTGFDVLIVLPHDSINILFESMNKNEVNDKLSAKYEGQ; this is encoded by the coding sequence ATGAAATACAAAAATATTGAGATTTCTCCAAGATCTTGGGAAGTTATAATCAAAACCATCATTGGGACTACATTGGGGGATTATGAAATGACATCGAATACTGCAATTATTAACAATTTTGATTTAGATAAGCTAAGTAAAATTGAAAATGTGGGAAAATACGCCTCAGAAAAAGCTATGAAATTTATCACTGAAATGACTGGATACTCAGCTGAATTGAAGGTATTCAATATTAGATTAATTACTCCAAAAGAGATAAAAGAAGAGTATGGGGAAGAGAAAAAAATATTTACAAAAATTGATTTTTCAGGAGATATTAGCGGAACAGGTTTGTTGATCTTCTCTGAAGATTCTGCTGTAGAACTTTCTAAAGCTATGCTTTTAGGAATGGGAATGGAATCAGATAGTGACGAAATGGATGAGATGAAAATCTCAGCTATTAATGAAATATGCAATATATTAATATCTGCCTATGTGGATTCATTTGCAAACTTTATAAATACTTCATTAAATATGACCCCTCCATCCTATATTGTAGGTTCTGGAAAAGAATTTTTAGAAAAAATTTTCAATGAGAAAAATATAGGGGATGATGACATAATCCTGGCCTTTAGGTCTACACTGCATATATGCGAAGTAGGAACTGGTTTTGATGTATTGATTGTGTTACCGCACGATTCAATAAATATACTATTTGAGAGTATGAATAAAAATGAAGTTAATGATAAATTAAGTGCAAAATATGAAGGGCAATAA